The Rhodopirellula halodulae sequence CAACGCGAAAAGATCCAGTCATCACGCGTGTTGGTGCTCGCCAGCAACCGTGGTTTGTGCGGTGGTTACAACGCATCGATCCTTCGCACCGCGGTTCCGCGAATTAAATCGCTGCGTGAGTCCATTCCCAACGTCACCGTCGATGCCAGCGGTAAACGGGGCGTCAACGGATTGAAGTTTCGCGGTATCGACACGGACCAGCAGTTCCTGCAGTTCGAGGATCAACCCGCTTACGACGAAGTCGAGAAGATCGCCGAAGATTACTTGGCCGAGTACATCACCGGCAAGATTGACCGGCTCGACGTCGTCTACACCAAATTCATCAGCACATCGAAACAAGAAGCCGTCGTGGAAACGTTGCTTCCGTTGGGATCGCTTGGCGGCGATTCGGAAGACGCTTCGGCGGGTGCTGGTGATGGTGGATCCGCCGAATATGAATTCCTTCCTTCGGCGGAAAGCATTTT is a genomic window containing:
- the atpG gene encoding ATP synthase F1 subunit gamma produces the protein MANARALDKRRKSIRNIRKITRTMELIATARYKKAMDRAAAATAYTEQITKIVSRLADAGLDVQHPLLEQREKIQSSRVLVLASNRGLCGGYNASILRTAVPRIKSLRESIPNVTVDASGKRGVNGLKFRGIDTDQQFLQFEDQPAYDEVEKIAEDYLAEYITGKIDRLDVVYTKFISTSKQEAVVETLLPLGSLGGDSEDASAGAGDGGSAEYEFLPSAESILEEVVPTSFKVKLFKCFLDAAVSEQVARMIAMKGATESAGDMIKQLSMTYNRARQSQITGEIMEIIGGVEALEG